Proteins encoded by one window of Pseudorca crassidens isolate mPseCra1 chromosome 3, mPseCra1.hap1, whole genome shotgun sequence:
- the S100Z gene encoding LOW QUALITY PROTEIN: protein S100-Z (The sequence of the model RefSeq protein was modified relative to this genomic sequence to represent the inferred CDS: inserted 1 base in 1 codon; substituted 1 base at 1 genomic stop codon), which yields MPDDGSSWMTELVNTAGGAGLEIAMDTMIGIFHXYSCKEGDRFKINKGELKMLLQRHLTGFLSCQKDPELVDKIMXDLDANKDNKVDFNEFVVTVAALTIACNDYFVEQLKKKGKTSSKLI from the exons ATGCCGGATGATGGGAGCAGCTGGATGACAGAGCTGGTCAATACAGCAGGAGGAGCAGGT CTGGAGATTGCCATGGACACCATGATTGGAATCTTCC GCTACTCCTGCAAGGAAGGGGACAGGTTCAAGATCAACAAGGGGGAGCTGAAAATGCTCCTGCAGCGACACCTCACAGGATTCCTCTCG tgtCAAAAGGATCCTGAGTTGGTTGATAAGATAATGTAGGACCTGGATGCCAATAAGGACAACAAAGTGGATTTTAATGAATTCGTGGTCACGGTGGCAGCTCTGACCATTGCTTGTAATGATTACTTTGTAGAACAattgaagaagaaaggaaagacaagTAGTAAGCTAATCTAA